The following proteins come from a genomic window of Thermoanaerobaculia bacterium:
- a CDS encoding CHASE3 domain-containing protein, whose translation MKAQRREKIFTGSLLLGISAVLALMIGNIFVTQNTSEDQRSATARVIHTLDVIARLDEIYALVFESESAQRGFILTSDADFLSMYATTAAAAEQRIDELKTASWDDLRQRALVQRLGALVNERLKQTDEVVQVSKGKGLLEARRVLLANRSKETMTSIQGLIVAMKASEDEVLAKRLRSADASHRRSQSLNLAAGVLGLLALGAFVFLVDRTLRAREAAADEIARQRETLRVTLASIGHGVISTDVLGRVVFLNAEAERLTGWETSKAAGSRLERVFPIVDEETREPFDNPAAIALREGADAGPAHPTLLIGRDGDERPIDHLAAPIRDSQGRIAGAVLIFRDVSKERSSTHQLRQLASELSETDRRKNEFLAMLAHEIRNPLAAIRNSVAILRHGGREAEIAAAQGAIERQMVHLVRLIDDLLDVARISRGKLALQRSRMDLRQALEQAIEVSLPMCRENEQVLDVEIPDTPLHVDGDAVRITQAIANLLNNACKFTQRGGRIRLTVGVENGHAIVRIQDNGIGIAAEHLPRLFDMFSQIDTSLERTQGGLGIGLNLVKQLVEMHGGRVEVRSGGIGKGSEFIVHFPVLSVLDSATDAPPPSEPTMVPVSAVAAVSAVSAAPAPASVAGEESGARLSSSGERRKILVVDDNADAADSLAILLGLQGHETEVARDGLEAVEKALRTLPDVVLLDIGLPRLNGYEAARRIRLSPAGGAMRLIAVTGWGQDEDRNRSREAGFDDHLVKPVDVELLGRLLAKLPPGSREA comes from the coding sequence GTGAAAGCGCAGCGCCGCGAAAAGATCTTCACCGGCTCTCTCCTGCTGGGTATCTCTGCGGTCCTCGCCCTGATGATCGGCAACATCTTCGTCACGCAAAACACCAGCGAGGATCAGCGCAGCGCGACGGCCAGGGTCATCCACACCCTCGACGTCATCGCCCGTCTGGACGAGATCTACGCTCTCGTCTTCGAATCCGAGTCGGCGCAGCGCGGCTTCATTCTTACCAGCGACGCCGACTTCCTCTCGATGTATGCCACTACGGCGGCCGCCGCGGAGCAGCGCATCGACGAGCTGAAGACCGCGAGCTGGGACGATCTGCGGCAACGGGCGCTCGTCCAGCGCCTCGGGGCGCTGGTCAACGAGCGCCTCAAGCAGACGGATGAGGTGGTCCAGGTCAGCAAAGGAAAAGGGCTGCTGGAGGCGCGCCGTGTGCTGCTCGCGAATCGCAGCAAGGAGACGATGACCTCGATCCAGGGGCTCATCGTGGCGATGAAGGCCTCCGAGGACGAGGTCCTGGCGAAGCGGCTGCGGAGCGCCGACGCGAGTCATCGCCGGTCGCAGAGCCTCAATCTGGCCGCGGGGGTGCTGGGTCTGCTGGCGCTGGGTGCCTTCGTTTTTCTGGTCGACCGGACCCTGCGGGCCCGCGAAGCCGCCGCGGACGAGATCGCACGCCAGCGCGAGACCCTGCGGGTCACCCTGGCGAGCATCGGCCACGGCGTGATCAGCACCGATGTTCTCGGCAGGGTGGTCTTCCTCAACGCCGAGGCGGAGCGCCTCACCGGCTGGGAGACCTCGAAGGCCGCCGGCAGCCGTCTCGAGCGGGTCTTCCCGATCGTTGACGAGGAGACCCGCGAGCCGTTCGACAACCCTGCCGCGATCGCCCTGCGCGAGGGCGCCGACGCCGGCCCGGCACATCCGACGCTGCTCATCGGCAGGGACGGCGACGAACGGCCCATCGACCACCTCGCCGCCCCGATCCGCGACTCTCAAGGCAGGATCGCTGGCGCCGTATTGATCTTCCGGGACGTCAGCAAGGAGCGGTCCTCGACCCATCAACTGCGTCAGCTCGCCAGCGAGCTCTCGGAGACCGACCGCCGCAAGAACGAGTTCCTCGCCATGCTGGCGCACGAGATCCGCAATCCGCTCGCGGCGATCCGCAACTCGGTGGCGATCCTCAGGCACGGGGGCCGCGAAGCGGAGATCGCGGCGGCGCAGGGGGCGATCGAGCGTCAGATGGTGCATCTGGTGCGGCTGATCGATGACCTCCTGGATGTCGCCCGGATCAGCCGAGGGAAGCTCGCGCTCCAGCGGTCGCGGATGGACCTGCGGCAGGCCCTCGAGCAGGCAATCGAGGTCAGCCTCCCGATGTGCAGGGAGAACGAACAGGTGCTGGACGTCGAGATCCCGGATACGCCGCTCCATGTCGACGGCGACGCCGTGCGGATCACGCAGGCGATCGCCAACCTCCTGAACAACGCCTGCAAGTTCACCCAGCGCGGAGGCCGGATCCGGCTCACCGTCGGTGTCGAGAACGGCCATGCCATCGTCCGGATCCAGGACAACGGCATCGGCATCGCGGCCGAGCATCTTCCCCGGCTGTTCGACATGTTTTCGCAGATCGACACCAGCCTCGAGCGCACCCAGGGGGGCCTGGGGATAGGGCTCAATCTCGTCAAGCAGTTGGTCGAGATGCACGGCGGGCGCGTCGAAGTCCGTAGCGGCGGGATCGGCAAGGGCAGCGAATTCATCGTTCACTTCCCGGTGCTGTCGGTGCTCGACAGCGCTACCGATGCGCCGCCGCCCTCCGAACCGACGATGGTGCCGGTATCCGCGGTCGCCGCGGTATCGGCGGTATCTGCGGCACCGGCGCCAGCATCTGTCGCGGGCGAGGAGAGCGGCGCCCGGCTTTCGTCGAGCGGCGAGCGGCGGAAGATTCTGGTCGTCGACGACAATGCGGATGCGGCCGACTCGCTGGCGATTCTCCTCGGCCTTCAGGGGCACGAGACCGAGGTGGCACGCGATGGACTGGAGGCTGTGGAGAAGGCTCTGAGGACGCTGCCCGACGTCGTGCTGCTCGACATCGGCCTGCCGCGCCTGAACGGCTACGAGGCCGCGCGCCGCATCCGGTTGTCGCCGGCGGGCGGCGCGATGCGCCTGATCGCGGTCACCGGCTGGGGCCAGGACGAGGACCGCAACCGGTCGCGTGAAGCCGGCTTCGACGATCACCTGGTGAAGCCGGTCGATGTCGAGCTGCTGGGCCGGCTGCTTGCGAAGCTTCCGCCCGGCTCGCGCGAAGCCTGA
- a CDS encoding AbgT family transporter, which translates to MTETTAAPKPGAKRTALDRFLSGVERAGNALPHPATLFALLALFIIVASDIALRLDLVAMHPVTGEAVRPVSLLSIDGLHRILRQTVTNFTGFAPLGTVLVALIGIGICESSGFIGALLRLLVLGAPRKLLTLVIVFAGVMSNAASEVGYVLLIPLAGIIFQAVGRHPVVGMAAAFAGVSGGYSANLLLGTVDPLLSGLTQEAARIVLPGYEVNPACNYYFMVASTFLIAALGTWVTERIVAPRFGAYSGAVEAPELQRLTPAEKRGLKFAFLTLAGITAVLLWGLLPAQGFLRQEGTGSVIHSPFLSGIVTVIFLAGTMLGVAYGVGAGTVKNDADVIKGMSQQMSTMGGYLVLVFFAAQFVAFFNWTNLGLIFAVRGADFLRGAGLHEIPLLLAFILLAAVINLAMGSASAKWAVMAPVFVPMFALLGYSPELTQAAYRVGDSVTNIISPMMSYFALIIAFVQKYEPKAGLGTVVATMLPYTFVFWIGWSLLFVGWVLLELPLGPGSPMFLTVAEAAPQP; encoded by the coding sequence ATGACCGAGACGACCGCTGCACCCAAGCCTGGCGCGAAGCGCACGGCGCTCGACCGCTTTCTCTCCGGCGTCGAGCGTGCCGGGAACGCGCTGCCGCATCCCGCGACGCTGTTCGCGCTGCTGGCGCTCTTCATCATCGTCGCCTCCGATATCGCGCTGCGGCTCGATCTGGTCGCGATGCACCCGGTCACCGGCGAGGCGGTCCGCCCGGTCTCGCTGCTGTCGATCGACGGCCTGCACCGGATCCTGCGCCAGACAGTGACCAACTTCACCGGCTTCGCTCCTCTCGGGACGGTGCTGGTGGCGCTCATCGGCATCGGCATCTGCGAGTCGAGCGGCTTCATCGGTGCCCTCTTGCGGCTGCTCGTTCTCGGCGCGCCGCGCAAGCTCCTGACTCTGGTCATCGTCTTCGCCGGCGTGATGTCGAACGCCGCCAGCGAGGTCGGGTACGTCCTCCTCATCCCCCTCGCCGGCATCATCTTCCAGGCGGTCGGCCGCCATCCGGTCGTCGGCATGGCGGCGGCCTTTGCCGGTGTCTCGGGCGGGTACAGTGCGAATCTGCTGCTCGGCACGGTCGACCCGCTGCTCTCCGGCCTCACGCAGGAGGCGGCGCGCATCGTGCTGCCCGGCTACGAGGTCAACCCGGCCTGCAACTACTACTTCATGGTCGCCTCGACCTTCCTGATCGCGGCGCTCGGCACCTGGGTCACCGAGCGCATCGTCGCGCCGCGCTTCGGCGCCTATTCCGGCGCCGTCGAGGCGCCCGAGCTCCAGCGGCTGACGCCGGCCGAGAAGCGCGGCCTGAAGTTCGCCTTCCTCACCCTGGCCGGCATCACCGCTGTTCTGCTTTGGGGCCTCCTGCCTGCCCAGGGGTTCCTGCGCCAGGAGGGGACCGGGAGCGTGATCCACTCGCCGTTCCTCTCCGGCATCGTGACCGTGATCTTCCTCGCCGGCACGATGCTCGGAGTGGCCTACGGCGTCGGCGCCGGCACGGTCAAGAACGACGCCGACGTGATCAAAGGGATGAGCCAGCAGATGTCGACCATGGGCGGTTACCTCGTCCTGGTCTTCTTCGCCGCGCAGTTCGTCGCCTTCTTCAACTGGACGAATCTGGGGCTGATCTTCGCGGTGCGCGGCGCCGACTTCCTGCGCGGCGCCGGGCTGCACGAGATTCCGCTCCTCCTCGCCTTCATCCTGCTCGCGGCGGTGATCAACCTCGCCATGGGCAGTGCTTCGGCGAAGTGGGCGGTCATGGCGCCGGTCTTCGTCCCGATGTTCGCGCTCCTGGGCTACAGCCCCGAGCTCACCCAGGCTGCCTACCGCGTCGGCGACAGCGTGACCAACATCATCTCGCCGATGATGAGCTACTTCGCGCTGATCATCGCCTTCGTCCAGAAGTACGAGCCCAAGGCGGGGCTCGGCACCGTCGTCGCAACGATGCTGCCCTACACCTTCGTCTTCTGGATCGGCTGGAGCCTGCTGTTCGTGGGCTGGGTGCTGCTCGAGCTGCCGCTCGGTCCGGGGTCGCCGATGTTCCTGACCGTCGCCGAGGCCGCGCCCCAGCCCTGA
- a CDS encoding ferritin-like domain-containing protein, producing MKLESLHKLWIHELKDLHSAETQLLEALPRMVAAASHDELKMALAEHLQETRTHVSRLEKIFKGLDFSASGQRCKGMEGLLEEGRGLLEDAADEPQVRDAAIIAACQRVEHYEIAGYGTAGAFAELLGEHEAAALLQATLDEESAADTGLSRLARKRINFEAMVADRA from the coding sequence ATGAAGCTCGAGTCTTTGCACAAGCTCTGGATTCACGAGTTGAAGGACCTTCACAGCGCCGAGACGCAGCTCCTCGAAGCGCTACCCAGAATGGTCGCCGCCGCCTCGCATGACGAGCTCAAGATGGCGCTGGCCGAGCACCTGCAGGAAACCCGCACGCATGTCAGCCGGCTGGAGAAGATCTTCAAGGGGCTCGACTTCTCCGCCTCGGGCCAGCGCTGCAAGGGCATGGAGGGCCTGCTCGAGGAGGGTCGGGGCCTGCTCGAGGACGCGGCCGACGAGCCACAGGTCCGCGACGCCGCCATCATTGCCGCCTGCCAGCGCGTCGAACACTACGAGATCGCCGGTTACGGCACCGCCGGGGCCTTCGCCGAGCTGCTCGGCGAGCACGAAGCGGCGGCCTTGCTGCAGGCGACGCTCGACGAAGAGTCCGCGGCCGACACGGGCCTCTCGCGGCTGGCGCGCAAGCGCATCAATTTCGAAGCGATGGTTGCCGATCGCGCCTGA
- the arsS gene encoding arsenosugar biosynthesis radical SAM protein ArsS (Some members of this family are selenoproteins.), translating to MPPSRTSRLPVLPAPLRDATFDDALSRNGLGALSRARVTTLQVNVGRLCNLACHHCHVEAGPKRTESLSAVIADRLLELLALSPEVAVLDLTGGAPEMNPEFRRLVASARALRRRVIDRCNLSILEQPGHDDLAGFLAAHQVEIVASLPCYTEGNVDQQRGRGTFDESIAALRRLNALGYGKPGSALRLDLVYNPLGPSLPPAQAALELDYKRELGERFGIEFHHLITITNMPIRRFAEQLERLGKTASYQKLLVASFNPATVNGLMCRTQVSVDWNGDLYDCDFNLMLELPLPAEEGAVRRTIWDIARLEDLSGSAIATAGHCFGCTAGAGSSCSGALA from the coding sequence ATGCCCCCTTCCCGAACATCGCGACTGCCCGTGCTGCCGGCGCCCCTGCGGGACGCCACCTTCGACGACGCCCTGAGCCGGAACGGGCTGGGTGCGCTCAGCCGCGCCCGGGTGACGACACTGCAGGTCAACGTCGGGCGGTTGTGCAATCTCGCCTGCCATCATTGTCATGTCGAGGCCGGTCCGAAACGCACCGAGTCGCTCTCCGCGGTGATCGCCGACCGGCTGCTCGAGCTGCTCGCCCTGAGCCCGGAGGTCGCCGTGCTCGATCTGACAGGCGGCGCCCCGGAGATGAATCCCGAGTTCCGGCGCCTGGTCGCGAGTGCTCGCGCGCTGCGGAGGCGGGTGATCGACCGCTGTAATCTCTCGATCCTCGAGCAGCCGGGCCACGACGACCTCGCCGGCTTCCTCGCCGCGCACCAGGTCGAGATCGTCGCGAGTCTCCCCTGCTACACGGAGGGGAACGTGGATCAACAGCGCGGGCGCGGCACCTTCGACGAGAGCATCGCGGCCCTGCGGCGCTTGAACGCGCTCGGGTACGGCAAGCCGGGCTCGGCGCTGCGCCTCGATCTGGTCTACAACCCGCTGGGGCCATCGCTGCCGCCGGCGCAGGCGGCTCTCGAGCTCGACTACAAGCGCGAGCTGGGCGAGCGCTTCGGCATCGAGTTCCATCACCTGATCACGATCACCAACATGCCGATCCGCCGCTTCGCCGAGCAGCTCGAACGCCTCGGCAAGACCGCGAGCTACCAGAAGCTGCTCGTCGCGAGCTTCAACCCGGCGACCGTCAACGGCCTGATGTGCCGCACCCAGGTGAGCGTCGACTGGAACGGCGACCTCTACGACTGCGACTTCAACCTGATGCTCGAGCTGCCACTGCCGGCGGAAGAGGGGGCGGTGCGCCGGACGATCTGGGACATCGCGCGCCTCGAGGACCTCTCCGGCAGCGCCATCGCCACCGCCGGCCACTGCTTCGGCTGCACCGCCGGCGCCGGCTCGAGCTGCTCGGGAGCGCTTGCCTGA
- a CDS encoding TVP38/TMEM64 family protein — translation MIESGDEDGAQRVAAVPFRRRGWLKPVLFVVVLAALVVSFELLGLGDRLVELRAWILALGPLGAVVFVLIYGVATTVALPASVLTVAAGAMFGSVTGVVLVSIGSTLGAAGAFALARWFARDAVSRWLEGNERFRRLDALTERHGAIIVAIMRLVPIFPFNLLNYGFGLTRVSFGTYIFWSWLCMLPGTVLYVVGADAVAQGLAEGRVPWALLGALVAAIVVLGLLVRHARRMLALREAALPANSTEKSPLDL, via the coding sequence GTGATCGAGTCGGGAGATGAAGATGGTGCGCAGCGCGTTGCGGCGGTTCCCTTTCGCCGCCGGGGCTGGCTGAAACCGGTCCTGTTCGTCGTCGTCCTGGCGGCGCTCGTCGTCTCCTTCGAGCTTCTCGGGCTGGGCGATCGGCTGGTCGAGCTCCGGGCCTGGATCCTCGCGCTGGGGCCGCTCGGCGCGGTTGTCTTCGTGCTGATCTACGGTGTCGCGACGACCGTGGCGCTGCCGGCCTCGGTCCTGACTGTCGCCGCGGGGGCGATGTTCGGGTCGGTGACGGGCGTCGTGCTGGTCAGTATCGGGTCGACGCTGGGCGCCGCCGGCGCCTTTGCCCTGGCGCGCTGGTTCGCGCGCGATGCAGTGTCGCGCTGGCTCGAGGGCAACGAGAGGTTCCGCCGGCTCGACGCCCTGACCGAGCGCCACGGCGCGATCATCGTGGCGATCATGCGGCTCGTGCCGATCTTCCCGTTCAATCTGCTCAACTACGGCTTCGGTCTGACCCGCGTCTCGTTCGGCACCTACATCTTCTGGTCATGGCTCTGCATGCTGCCGGGGACGGTCCTCTACGTGGTCGGCGCGGACGCCGTCGCGCAGGGTCTCGCCGAGGGGCGGGTGCCCTGGGCGCTGCTCGGCGCGCTCGTCGCGGCGATCGTCGTCCTCGGGCTGCTCGTACGCCACGCGCGGCGCATGCTCGCCCTTCGCGAGGCCGCCCTGCCGGCGAACTCAACGGAGAAGTCTCCGCTCGACCTCTGA
- a CDS encoding DUF1328 domain-containing protein: MLSWAVAFLLIAVIAAVLGFAVIAGTAALLAKVAVFVFLVLFVVALVVGRRRS, from the coding sequence ATGCTGTCCTGGGCCGTCGCCTTCCTCCTCATCGCCGTCATCGCGGCGGTACTCGGTTTCGCCGTGATCGCCGGCACCGCAGCACTGCTCGCCAAGGTCGCTGTCTTCGTCTTCCTGGTGCTCTTCGTGGTCGCCCTCGTTGTGGGCCGCAGACGCAGCTGA
- a CDS encoding FAD-dependent oxidoreductase, producing the protein MMPRAKAARRLVLLGGGHAHVHLLAQAARAPLAPPGELELTLVSPYERHLYSGMVPGYLQGIYAETDLTFDLRALAARAGARFITAKADRIDAAARRVEVAGERLPYDLLSLDVGSEPAGLETSGVREHALTVRPMNRAAALRRRAEELFASGAADRVEVAVVGGGAAGVEVAFALERLGRERAARVRVTIVEAATDVVPEFSRRVQGIAGRLLAARGIAVCAGRPVAAVEAASVVLDDGRRLPSQLTVWIAGAAAPRLLAESDLPKDPDGFLLVDATLRAVDGGPLFGAGDCIGIAGYPGLAKAGVYAVREAPILDHNLRAALAGTEPRRFRPQAGFLALLNSADGRAIWRWKGLAGHSRLAWRLKDRLDRAFLRRYPEAR; encoded by the coding sequence ATGATGCCGCGCGCGAAGGCAGCCCGCCGATTGGTCCTCCTCGGCGGTGGACACGCTCACGTTCACCTGCTCGCCCAGGCGGCGCGGGCGCCGCTCGCCCCTCCGGGGGAGCTCGAACTGACGCTGGTTTCGCCGTACGAACGCCACCTCTATTCGGGAATGGTGCCGGGCTACCTGCAGGGGATCTACGCCGAGACCGATCTCACCTTCGACCTGCGCGCCCTCGCGGCGCGCGCCGGCGCGCGATTCATCACAGCGAAGGCGGACCGGATCGACGCTGCAGCGCGGCGGGTCGAGGTCGCCGGCGAACGGCTCCCCTACGACCTGCTGTCGCTCGACGTCGGCTCCGAGCCGGCGGGCCTCGAGACGTCGGGCGTACGCGAGCACGCGCTCACCGTCCGCCCGATGAACCGCGCGGCCGCCTTGCGGCGACGCGCCGAGGAGCTGTTCGCGTCCGGCGCCGCCGACAGAGTCGAAGTTGCGGTCGTGGGCGGCGGCGCTGCCGGAGTCGAAGTGGCGTTCGCGCTCGAACGGTTGGGCCGCGAGCGCGCCGCCCGTGTCCGGGTGACGATCGTCGAGGCCGCCACGGACGTGGTTCCGGAGTTCTCGCGGCGTGTTCAGGGGATCGCCGGGCGACTGCTCGCGGCGCGCGGCATCGCCGTCTGCGCCGGCCGTCCGGTCGCCGCCGTCGAGGCGGCGAGCGTGGTGCTCGACGACGGTCGGCGACTGCCTTCGCAACTCACCGTCTGGATCGCGGGCGCGGCCGCGCCCCGCCTGCTCGCCGAGTCCGACCTTCCGAAGGATCCGGACGGCTTCCTCTTGGTCGACGCGACCCTGCGCGCCGTCGACGGAGGGCCGCTCTTCGGCGCCGGCGACTGCATCGGGATCGCCGGCTACCCCGGGCTCGCCAAGGCCGGCGTCTACGCGGTCCGCGAGGCGCCGATCCTCGACCACAACCTGCGGGCCGCCCTCGCCGGCACCGAGCCCCGACGCTTTCGTCCCCAAGCCGGCTTTCTCGCGCTGCTCAACAGCGCCGACGGCCGCGCGATCTGGCGGTGGAAGGGGCTCGCCGGACATTCGAGGCTCGCCTGGCGGCTCAAGGACCGCCTCGACCGCGCCTTCCTGCGGCGCTATCCGGAGGCCCGGTGA
- a CDS encoding sigma-54-dependent Fis family transcriptional regulator: protein MSSPANDRSAQLRALVIEDDPDSRDALVEVIEGEGFEAASAGNLAQARTLLRSFRPELVLVDLFLPDGSGLEMLAVPLEDDLAEPPDVIVVTGHSSVETVVDALRRGAVDYLVKPLDMARLRTVLLQTSGRQQLRGEIRELRDRLRGLGRFGAMVGASPVMQKLFDQVARVAPTDATVLILGESGTGKELVAETVHALGRRRTRPMISINCGAISANLIESELFGHERGSFTGADRVHRGHFERADGGTLFLDEIGEMPYELQVKLLRVLESGTFSRIGGDRPIKVDVRIVAASNRDLDVAVAEGRFREDLLYRLRVFPVHLPPLRDRQDDLILLVDHFLAEMNVAEGASKKIAAAALDQLRAHDWPGNVRELKHVLQRAFILSDAEIAPEALASLPAPRARAAQGEPPSKRSITIEPGMPLADAERLLVIATLELSGGDKTKTAEMLGISTKTLYSRLREYQASGHWTGASPKTKPLSEPPG, encoded by the coding sequence ATGAGCTCTCCCGCAAACGATCGCTCCGCGCAGCTGCGCGCTCTCGTCATCGAGGACGACCCCGACTCCCGGGACGCCCTCGTCGAGGTCATCGAGGGCGAGGGCTTCGAGGCAGCCTCGGCCGGGAATCTCGCCCAGGCGCGCACGCTGCTCCGTTCGTTCCGTCCGGAGCTCGTCCTGGTCGACCTCTTCCTCCCCGACGGCAGCGGCCTCGAGATGCTCGCGGTGCCGCTCGAAGACGACCTCGCCGAACCGCCCGACGTCATCGTCGTCACCGGCCACTCGTCGGTCGAGACCGTCGTCGACGCGCTGCGCAGGGGAGCGGTCGACTACCTGGTCAAGCCTCTCGACATGGCGCGTCTGCGCACCGTTCTGCTCCAGACCTCCGGCCGCCAGCAGTTGCGGGGGGAGATCCGGGAGCTGCGGGACCGGCTGCGCGGCCTCGGCAGGTTCGGAGCGATGGTCGGTGCCTCGCCGGTCATGCAGAAGCTCTTCGATCAGGTCGCCCGCGTCGCGCCAACCGATGCCACGGTTCTGATCCTGGGCGAGAGCGGCACCGGCAAAGAGCTGGTCGCCGAAACCGTGCACGCGCTCGGCCGGCGCAGAACGCGGCCGATGATCTCGATCAACTGCGGCGCGATCTCTGCCAATCTCATCGAAAGCGAGCTCTTCGGGCACGAGCGCGGCAGCTTCACCGGCGCCGACCGGGTCCATCGCGGCCACTTCGAGCGCGCCGACGGCGGAACTCTCTTCCTCGACGAGATCGGGGAGATGCCGTACGAGCTGCAGGTGAAGCTCCTGCGCGTTCTCGAGAGCGGCACCTTCTCGCGCATCGGAGGCGATCGGCCGATCAAGGTGGACGTGCGCATCGTCGCGGCCTCGAATCGCGATCTCGACGTCGCCGTCGCGGAAGGCCGCTTCCGCGAGGACCTGCTCTATCGCCTCAGGGTCTTTCCGGTGCACCTGCCGCCGCTGCGCGACCGCCAGGACGACCTCATCCTGCTCGTCGACCACTTCCTCGCGGAGATGAACGTCGCCGAGGGCGCGAGCAAGAAGATCGCCGCCGCGGCCCTCGACCAGCTCCGGGCGCACGACTGGCCCGGGAACGTCCGCGAGCTCAAGCACGTGTTGCAGCGCGCCTTCATCCTCTCCGACGCCGAGATCGCGCCGGAGGCCCTGGCCAGCCTTCCGGCGCCCCGGGCCCGCGCGGCGCAGGGCGAGCCGCCCTCGAAGCGCAGCATCACGATCGAGCCCGGGATGCCACTCGCCGACGCCGAGCGCCTGCTCGTCATCGCCACCCTCGAGCTCAGCGGGGGGGACAAGACGAAGACGGCGGAGATGCTCGGTATCAGCACCAAGACGCTCTACTCGCGCCTGCGTGAGTATCAGGCCTCGGGCCATTGGACAGGGGCTTCGCCCAAGACGAAGCCGCTGTCCGAGCCACCCGGCTGA
- a CDS encoding DUF547 domain-containing protein has translation MRTTATSPRGLAPLAFLARLLLLSCASLPGTVAAAEFPHADWTAVLERFVDEGGRVDYAGLAGDRGVLDRYLGSLAQESPDSTPALFPTRADELAYWLNAYNALVVAGVLDRGVETPSVWGDGLFGIGFFTVRRATLGGRRMSLKGLEDEQVRERFHDPRVHAALNCASVGCPRLPRRAFAGATLQAELDAAMREFVSDERNCRIDTAARTVWLSKIFDWFDDDFLDHERAGGAKTPTVIDYVNRYRAADQRIPAGLRVRFLDYDKRLNRQHAPG, from the coding sequence ATGCGCACGACGGCCACTTCGCCCCGCGGGCTCGCGCCACTGGCTTTCCTCGCGCGCTTGCTCCTGCTTTCCTGCGCTTCTCTTCCCGGCACCGTGGCGGCCGCGGAGTTTCCCCATGCGGATTGGACCGCCGTCCTCGAGCGCTTCGTCGACGAAGGCGGGCGTGTCGACTATGCCGGTCTCGCCGGTGACCGCGGCGTGCTCGACCGCTACCTCGGGAGCCTCGCGCAGGAGAGCCCCGACTCCACGCCGGCGCTCTTCCCGACCCGCGCCGACGAGCTCGCCTACTGGCTCAACGCCTACAACGCCCTGGTCGTCGCTGGCGTTCTCGACCGCGGCGTCGAGACCCCGAGCGTCTGGGGCGACGGCCTCTTCGGCATCGGCTTTTTCACCGTCCGCCGCGCGACGCTCGGCGGACGCAGAATGAGTCTCAAGGGTCTGGAAGACGAGCAGGTGCGCGAGCGCTTCCACGATCCGCGCGTCCACGCCGCTCTCAACTGCGCCTCGGTCGGCTGTCCGCGCCTGCCGCGGCGCGCCTTCGCCGGGGCAACGCTGCAGGCGGAGCTCGACGCGGCCATGAGGGAGTTCGTCAGCGACGAGCGCAACTGCCGGATCGATACCGCGGCGCGCACGGTTTGGCTGTCGAAGATCTTCGACTGGTTTGACGACGACTTCCTCGACCACGAGCGCGCTGGCGGAGCGAAAACTCCGACCGTCATCGACTACGTGAACCGCTACCGCGCCGCCGACCAGAGAATCCCGGCCGGCCTACGCGTGCGTTTTCTCGACTACGACAAGCGCCTGAACCGGCAGCACGCGCCCGGCTGA